Genomic window (Ruminococcus flavefaciens AE3010):
GATATTAATACCTTGCCGTCGCCGTCAGTAATAGTTATCTCGGTCTTCAGATCGGGATAATCGTATTCGGACATGATATACAGCAGGTTGTTGCCGAAATATATATTGTTATCACAGGTGTAGCTTATTCCGTCTTTGTCGATAAATAAAGCAATTCCTGTATTTTCATCAGAATAGGCATATTCTTTGTTGATATAAAGATGTCCGGAGCTTGGGCTTATTAATGTAAGATCAAACATTGAAAAATCCCTGTTAGCCTCCATTGTCTCCATTTTCCAGCTGCTGCCCTTCATGCAGAGTCCGAGCAGCGTTTTCTGTATATCGCTGAGGTCTTTTATCTGCTCCATGTTTGCAAGGAAACCGAAATCCGATACATCTTCGTCGAAATCGACGCCGTTGTCTTTAAATTCACTTTCCATTATTTCGGCTATGCCGTTTATGAGTGCAAGACTGTCACATTCGTAGAACTTCTTTTTCCAGTTAAGATCTTCAAGAACAGCATACTCGATTATGTTATCGTCGCATATCTGGAGGTAGTAATTATCATTGGCAAGTATCATTCTCTGAGTTAACGGTGAATACGCGCCGCCGTTATCATAATGGAGAAATCTGCTGTAGTTTGCAGCTGCTCTCCAGCTCTCCTGAGAATCAAAAAGCTCTTTTATCTTTTCACGCATGGAATCAGTGAAGTCGAGATTTGGAAATACCAGATCGTATTTACAAGCCAGCAGCTCCGAAAAGGGATTTCCAACGACTATCTCAGCAGCCATTGTGGTGGTTTCAGCTTCATCAAGATTGCTCTCACTGTCGGTTTCGGCAGGCTTGAGCGACTTGTTTTTGCGGAGAAGCATACCTGTTGCACCTATGCCTGTAACAAGAACAGCGCCGGCTGCAAGAGTACTTACTATACGAAGTATGCGGTGTGAGGGCTCAATGCGTTCCGAACTGCTTATAACTTCAATATATCCGTCATCATTACTTTTTGTTTTTTCATTTTTTGTACCGGGCTTTATGGCTGAAATGATCTTATCAAATTTTGAATGTTTCATTTTCTTCTCCTCCTCATACTGAGCTATGCGGCGGTGTACATTCTCGATCATCTCTTCATGTTTCAACATAATCAAAACCCTCCGTTTCAAGTTGTGATCTGAGTGATTTACGAGCACGGTATAAGATGGATTCAAGACTGCGCAGACTCTTTTTCATTATCTTTGCAGCTTCTTTATTGCTGAATCCCTCAAAATAAATGAGCCATAGCACCTGCTGATATTTAGGCGAAAGCTTTCGCATTGCCTTGTGTATCGCGATCTGCTGTTCTTTTTTGAGGTAAGCCTCTTCAACAGCAGTTTCATCGTCTGTCATCTCAGGTGTTTCTTCAATAGAAATACAGGTCTTTTTGGAATACTTGCGAAGATGATCTATGGCTAAATTCCTGCCTATAGCATAAAGCCATGTCTTGAAGGAGCTTTTCTCTTTATACTTTGGCTTTTTTGTGCCAAGCAGTACAAAGGTGTCCTCTGCAAGCTCTTCTGCCGTCTGAATGTTTCCGACAATGCTTGTCAGGTACAGTATCAGACCGTCGCTGTATTCTATTATGATCTCATCTAATCC
Coding sequences:
- a CDS encoding RNA polymerase sigma factor, producing the protein MDNGASSYRRFLDDGDVQGLDEIIIEYSDGLILYLTSIVGNIQTAEELAEDTFVLLGTKKPKYKEKSSFKTWLYAIGRNLAIDHLRKYSKKTCISIEETPEMTDDETAVEEAYLKKEQQIAIHKAMRKLSPKYQQVLWLIYFEGFSNKEAAKIMKKSLRSLESILYRARKSLRSQLETEGFDYVET